The genomic interval AGTCTTAGTGCTGAATTATCCAAGGAAACTCCTATTTTTGGTCTCAAAGTTTGGGAAATAATTGGAATTGTAGTTGGTTTGTCAATAATAGTTATTCTTTCTGTGGTCTCACTTTGCCTCACGTCAAGGAAGAAATCTGGAAAAGAGAAAGACAGGATTCCCCTAAGTCAAATACCAATTGTCTCGAAGGAAATCAAGGAAGTGCGGGTTGAACAAGTGCCAACTAATGCATTTGCTCCTCGTGATGGAATACTTCTCACAATTCGGGACAAGTCCAGTGGCAAGGAATCAGACAATGTCATGGTTCATTTAGGTCTGGGGAAGATGAAGAATGGAAATAGCAACACTCACTCAGATTCATTTCGTTACACAGAGAAAGATGGAAGCGGTTCACACTCACAGTCCGGAGAAGAAGGTAGCTCTGGCACGTTTACAGTGTACAAGCAATCTTCTTCACACCCTATAACAGCTCCCTCACCTCTATCTGGCCTTCCAGAATTCTCTCACTTGGGTTGGGGTCACTGGTTTACCTTGAGGGATCTTGAGCTTGCCACTAACCGTTTTTCCAAAGAAAATGTCCTCGGTGAAGGTGGGTATGGAGTAGTTTATAGGGGGCAGTTGGTCAATGGAACTCCAGTGGCAGTTAAAAAGATACTCAATAACATGTGAGTTTCAGTACAATGTCCAATTGTCCATTGTAGCTACCTTAGTTGCTTTGTATTTATTCCTTCTCTGTTCAGCTGAATTCAACTCCTAAGGTTTTTGGTTTAGCAGTGGCCAAGCAGAGAAAGAATTTAGAGTGGAAGTTGAAGCTATTGGCCATGTCCGACATAAAAACTTGGTTCGCCTTTTGGGGTTCTGCGTTGAGGGAACCCACAGGTATCACAATTATCAACTACAGTATTATCACCTCAATGCACATGATTTCATATAACCTTGTCTCAAGTTAACTCTTAGACTCTTACAATTGTACGATTATAAGTAACCAAAACGAGTTAGCTCCAAGACTCAAATGATTTGAAGAAATCAACttctttttaaatgttttcactTTGGTATGTATTCATGTATGATTAGGTCATTTATGTAGTTTGTTCTTAATAGTACTAATGTATAATCACACTTCTTTTGGTGGTTTGCTACTTTTCTCTATTATCAAATTGACATGTGGAATTATTGTTGTGTTAAGAGTATTATATTATGCATTTATGTCATTGATAGGTTTTTAATATTGAGTAAAGTCTTACTAGTTTATGGAAACTCTTCAATTTTATGTGAACTTTTGTGAGTTTGACAACCTTGCATATAACATTATAACCTGCTTAGCTAAATTAGATAATTTTTGCCAGAATAATATGAATTGTGTGTTTATTAATCTGCTACTTGGTGATTGGTGTGAGGCTGATCTCATGTTCACTGAAACATAGTTGTCCTGTTATGATATATTCGCAGGATGTTGGTTTATGAGTATGTTAATAATGGAAACTTAGAGCAATGGCTTCATGGAGCTATGCGCCACCATGGATACCTTACCTGGGAAGCACGTATCAAGATTCTGCTTGGCACAGCCAAAGCGTAAGCGTCTGCATCTATGTTACTTCTATCTTTCCTTAGTCCTCAAATAAAGCAATTTACTTGTTTCAGGCTAGCATATTTGCATGAAGCAATTGAGCCGAAGGTGGTACACCGTGATATCAAGTCAAGCAACATATTAATTGATGATGATTTCAATGCCAAGGTTTCAGATTTTGGCCTGGCCAAGTTATTGGGTGCTGGGAAGAGTTATATCACCACAAGAGTTATGGGAACTTTTGGGTCAGTAACTTTGTGCTTTGCTGAAGTTTTTCCATACTCAGTATTGAtatttttgtaagaaaaaaaaactattcttATTTCTTTATTGCTATAAATATTTCACAGATACGTGGCTCCTGAATATGCAAATACTGGGCTTCTAAATGAGAAGAGTGATGTCTATAGCTTTGGTGTTTTGCTATTGGAAGGAATTACTGGAAGAGATCCAGTTGACTATGGTCGACCAGCAAATGAAGTGAGTAAACATTTTTTTGATAGTTAAATTAAAACAACGATATGAGTTAAGCTTTGGTTTTGAAACATATAGTGCTAACATTCTCAACAATGCTTTGCATGTTCATTATTTTCACTACTACCTTAGGATAAATTCTTAGTTGTTtctgtataaatatttttttttcatgttcatTACTTGTTATCTTTGATTATTACTACGAGGGAACCCCCTCCTTCAAAGCAAAATTCTTTATCCTATCCTTTTGAAGTTTAATCCCAAGCTTGCACTAACACCTTACATTGTGGACCTCCCTAAAAGTTGGGATGTACTTTGAAGAGTTCATGATCGATCACATCACATCACATACAATTTAACTACATGTGTGAACTCTGGCTTGACACCTGCAATGATTATCACAGGGTTAGTTTGGGTGAATGGTTATAAATATTCACATCAGGACCTTTTGCTCGATTATTAACAAAAATCCTGTGTTCTTTATAACTTATTTCTACATGACAGGTTCTGATAAAGTGCTTTTAACTTGCCTGTACCAATTATCTGCATTGCTTTCAGGTGAACCTGGTTGATTGGCTGAAGATGATGGTTGGAAATAGGAGATCAGAAGAAGTGGCGGACCCCAACATTGAGGTGAAGCCATCCACTAGAGCCTTAAAACGGGCTCTCTTAACGGCTTTAAGATGTGTAGATCCAGATTCTGAGAAAAGGCCCAAGATGGGCCAAGTCGTTCGTATGCTGGAGTCAGAGGAATATCCTTTACTAAGAGAGGTTTGTTTTTCCCAGTTGCCAAACTCTGTTAatatctattaaaaaataactttaagcctaactcaatcttataaaaccagtttataagatgaagtttgtaccacttatttaaaaaaattactaattgTTTTTTAAGTTCAAGTTTGATGAATGTTTACATGTTTCACCTTGAACATTTGAAACTAGTTCTATAATTGATGAGTTAAAGCAACTATAGGCAGCTTTTATGTTGGATGAAAACTTTTTATACAGGGTATTAACTTGCTTTTAAGAGTGAAAACTTAGAAGCATAAATCACATCATTTGAAAATATTCGATCTCTGAGATGGATTTTAGGCTGACATATGATTTGATTGGTTGTGTGAATGTTCAGGACCGAAGACACCGAAGAAGAAATAGAGGGGGTAGTGGAGAAATGGAGTCTCAGAAGGAGTATTCTGACACAGACAGGAGTGAGATTCAGGATTCCAGAGAAGAAAGAAGAGGGTGACATTGACAACAGAAATGAGCCTAAGATGGATTCTTATTCAGAATTTGGAGGGATGTACAAAGTGGAAGTGGTAgcttctttttaattttgttccATAGCTTTTTAGATTCTTCATGTTTGGGCATTGAAGAGGGGCTGGTACAGCTGgagatattttcatttttaatcttTGTTTTGCCATGCATTGCTCAGTTCTTGGATAAGGTGTGGATGCTATTTCTAAGATAATAACCCGTCACATTGGGGTCTGTACAGAGTTTTATATGTTTCTTCCTCTTCTGCAAACTACGTTGCTAGAATGTGTGGTTTAGGGAATGACAACAAAAACATTCTTGTATGTGAATATTTATGGTAAAATTTATGATACATCCAAAACTAGTTCATATTCTTGTACGAGGATGTGTGACACTCTTATATGCTGTCTTTATCCAATTAGTATTTATGTCCATTTTGAGTGATTTGTAGGTAAGTTTACAGTTTGAGACATTTCATGATAATTCTAAATacatttaactttttatttgatatttttataaagtAGTTGGAAAATGTATAAGAGGATTCATTGGAGAATATCATATTACTCTAAATAAATgtctttaaatatataaattaaattttgattttacaatgagtaatttaaataatgaagttatttttattattaacaaattcaatacaaataaatataaaagaatcaAAGTTTGATACgtgaaagaaaataatttcaatttattaCAGTGCTAAAACATCTAATAGAGAGaatagaaagagagagagaaatagtTAGCTATTATAAATTGTCACATGAAAATATACATGAAGAACTATGAAGTGAAAAAAAGTGACAATGGTGAATAATGCTCTTCCACTTTATTTGCATCCTTGTATGTAGGAGAAAGTAAGTCAGCTGTCTGCAAAGACAAAAATTCCCTTATTTTTGAACTATGAAAAAAGAGATtctcaaaataaatttataaaataataataataaaagtaataatactaaagttaaaaaaataatcaaaactataataattataaaataataaagaataataacaaaaaaaatataaaaataatagtaatcaaaaataaatttataaaataataataaaatataaaaaataataataaaatcataaatagtAATTatgataatagaaaataatgataataataataattataataatcaaaatacatttataaattaatgatggtaataattagaaaatcataaataataataataataaaatcttaaaataataataatcaaaataaaattgtaaaataataataataatatataaaaataaaaattataataataaaaatttaaaataataataataaaattaaaaaataataataatcaaaatacataaaaataatagtattaacaagaataatttttttttaattttattttatgaatgtaCTGACAGTGATAAATAAGtcagtagttttttttttccatcacGAATTATACCAAAATATCACTTTAATAAAAAGTAACTAGTAGGTATAAATAACTTATCATCATTTATTCtatgttaatatttatttgataCTGAAATTTTATAccatttattttaagttttaaaaaatttaaaatttagttaaatgttttttataattgttgttattcaaatttaattttatcaaaatcattttcaataattttacatatattcataatgttaaataatttatatattttatactaAATCACAAATGTTAGTAGGAGAAATGTTTAATTCATACGTAAATTTAGTAAtcaaataactaattatattttattttatattaattttaattacaaaaaaaaattctaatttataattttattaattaaaaaaattaacaatcaaACCTAttacaaggaaaaaaaattctttcattttcttttacttttcactctcttttacttaatttaaacaatctcaatcattttcttttactttttacttTTTACTTAATTCAAACAATCTCaatttcaagtcttttctctcaAATTCATCGTCACGTAGGAGTAGAGGCCAATGAAAATTTAGGAGCAGGTGATAGGTTCCGGAAACTACTACCTGTAACCTGCCACCTATtacttgcaacctgctacctactacctacTACTTGTTACTTGTTACCTTTTAGCTGCtacttgcaacctgctacctgttacctacaacttgctacctgctatctGTTACCTACAACTTGTTACATGCAACCTGCTACATGTTACTTGtaacttgctacctgcaacctacaaCCTACAACATGCTACCTGCTACATGTTACCTACTACTTGCAACATGCTATCTTATAGTTGTtacttgcaacctgctacctgctacttgcaacatgttatctgcaacctactacctgcaacctgctacctgctacttgcaacATGTTACTTGCAACAtgttacctgcaacctactacctacaatctattacctgcaacctgctacctgctacttgtaaCCTGCTTGCAACCTGCTCCCTGCAACCTACTACATGCTACCTACTAAatacaacctgctacctacaacctgctacctgcaacctacaacctgctacctgcaacctgctacctgctacctgctacctgcaacctcctacctgctacctgcaacctgcaacctgctacctgtaacctgcaacctactacctgcaacctgctacctgtaacctacaacctgctacctacaacctgctatttgcaacctgctaccagcaacctgctacctgcaacctattacctgcaacctgctacctgcaacctactacctgtaACCTACAACCTGttacctacaacctgctacctacaacctgctatttgcaacctgctacctgctacctgcaacctgcaacctgctacctccAACCTGTCACATGCAACCTGCTatttgcaacctgctacctgcaacctgcaacttgctacctcCAACCTGTCacatgcaacctgctacctccaacctgcaacctgcaacctgcaacctgctacctccaacctgctacctgctacctgctacttgcaacctgctacctccaacttgttacctgcaacctccaacctgctacctacaacctgctacctgctacctgctactgcAACTTGCTATCTGTAACCTGCAACCTGTTAcatacaacctgctacctgctacctgcaacttgcaACCTGGTACCTACAacttgcaacctgctacctgcaacctgcatcctgctacctgctacctgctaccgaCAACCTGTtacttgcaacctgctacctgctaccgaCAACCTGTtacttgcaacctgctacctccAACTTGTTACCTGCAACCTGGTACCTGCAACCTggtacctgcaacctgctacctgctacttgcaacctgcaacctgctacctgcaacctggtACCTgatacctgctacctgctacctgctacctgctacctgttacctgcaacctgctacctgcaaccttctacctgctacctgcaacctgctacccaCTACTTGTTACCTGGTACCTGCAACCTggtacctgcaacctgctacctgcaacctggtacctgcaacctgctacctgctacttgcaacctactacctgcaacctgcaacctacAACCTATAACCTACAACTTGTTATCTACTACCTATAACCTTTTATCTTTAACCTGTTACATGCTACCCTCTAGCTGCTACCTACAACATGCTACCTTCTAGTTGCTACCTGCAACATTCTATCTTCTAACTGCTACATGCTACTGCAACTTGCtatctgcaacctgctaccaGCAACCTGCTATCTGCAACCTGGTACCTGCAatctgctacctgcaacctgcaacctgctacctgcaacctgctacctgctacctgcaacctgctacctgcaacctgctacctgcaacctgctaccttctacctgctacctgcaacctggtacctgctacctgctactgcAACCTggtacctgcaacctgcaacctgcaacctgcaacctgctacctgcaacctgctacatgctacctgctacctgctacctgctacctgcaacctgctacctgcaaccttctacctgctacctgctacctgctacctgttacctgctacctgcaacctgctacctgctacctgctacctgcaacctgctacctgcaacctggttcctgcaacctgctacttgcaacctactacctgcaacctgcaacttGCAACCTACAACCTATAACCTACAACTTGTTATCTACTACCTATAACCTTTTATCTTTAACCTGTTACTTGCTACCTACAACATGCTACCTTCTAGTTGCTACCTGCAACATTCTATCTTCTAACTGTTACCTGTTATCTGCTACCTGTAGCCTTCTAgctgctacctgcaacttgttacctgctacctgtaacctgtTACATACTACTGTAACCTGGTACCTGCAACATGCAACATGCTACCTGGTACCTGCTATCTTATAGTTGTTACCTTTAACCTGCTATCTGAAACttgctacctactacctgcaactTGCAACATGCAACCTATTACCTACAACTTGCAACCTGTTaactacaacctgctacctgctacctacaacccTCTACCCTAAACCTGCAACTTGCTTACTGCCACCTGCTACCTTCTAGTTGCTACCTACAACATGTTACCTTCTAGTTGCTACCTACAacatgttacctgttacctactACCTGTTACCTTTTagttgctacctgcaacctgttacATGCTACAAGCAACTTCTACTTGCTATCTGTaacctgtaacctgctacctgcaacctgctattTTCTAATTGCTACCTTCAAGTTGCAACCTGCTACTTACTACCTGCAACATGCAACCtattacctgttacctgttacttgCTACTTACAACTtgcaacctgttacctgcaacttgctacctactacctgcaacttgctacctgcaacctgctacctggtatttgttacctgctaccttttAGCTGCTACCTACAACATGTTATCTTCTAGTTGCAACCTGCAATCTGCTACCTACAATCTGCTACCTGCTAACTGTTACCTGCTAACTGTTATCTATTACCTGCTACTTGTTACCTTCTagttgctacctgcaacctgttacctgctacctttAACCTGTTACATACTattgtaacctgctacctgatACCTGCTATCTTCTAGCTGCTACCTTCAACCCGATACCTACTACCTACAACATGTAACATGCAACCTATTACATGCTACCTGTTACTTACTACCTATAACTTGCAACCTGTAACCTGCTGATGAACATATATTGATTCACACTTAATAGTTCTAATCATaaattattggactataataataaataaattcgttgttttaattaatattcatataattggatTTATTTGGgcattaactattatttttggtaattttgtgtttttagggtaAATGATATGAAGTTGTCTACCTTTGTGAATTggtcaaatatgcaaaagtccaagttgcttctttgaatcaaaacaaaaaaaaaattctgaggagaagaaagagaaaataaaagctacaagatcccagaaacagaattggaagcaaaatcttctgcaaaataaaaagaattatggaaagtggaaattgtttacaaaatctaaactgcaatattttcccaagatccttggagcagaaaagcctataaaaggacacaagcatcgaGGAGAAAAAGGaggagcttcatagggttttcttagtttcttttcttatttgtaattcttttgcctccgcatggaaaaCTAAACATTTTAGTTGATTCCTTTGTGATTCCCcgttgagttctgaggttttgatcaataaaagtttctatttttaattctctataacagttgtttttattgtctaatctcctacaaaactagtttttgtgagaggttgtacttgaacgcatgattgagagtcttccttatcttaaactttggtttcttagttagttcgtattgtactaattaatttcttggacacatgattcaagagagaggagataagcatttCCATGGAGTATaggcatggaacaaagtgggtattgattaaatcggtagacgcatgctttactgtgagcttcagttgaattaggtttggcgcatgttcaatctagtTTAGCCCTGTTGAGGATTGAGAAAGGAATAATCTTTAAAGAgcctgtgaagaattcattggtggaagaacttgggagtcAATCTGCATTCTTTACTGATTTAaatcatcatttatattttcctaCTTAACGATCACAATCCTTTTTACTTTACCATTATTGCTAATTTTCATTGTTTGCAGATAGGTTTTGAACTTTATTCAGTAAaatcactattggattcgttgggaaaCAACTTGGGGTTATctgaccacaattatactatcatctctctagtatTAGACAAATTTACGctaaaatcatattaatttgacagtaAAACGACATCTATCACCTGCTATCTGCTACCTTTTAATTGCAacttgctacctgttacctTCTAATTGCTACCTGCAACCAAATGACTCTCCCTCCTAAAGTTGCCGAGTCCTTGGAATGGGTCTCCAATGGAACTTGTTGTAGAGGATGACGGAATTCGTGGCAGCAATGAGAATCATTTCCTTTCATTTATATTTGTTGTTActgattatttttatatatttataaaaaatcaagTTTACTAATTAATGTATTAGCTAAGTAAAAAAATTGCATAAATGATTTTATTAGTCtatggaattaaaaaaattaaatttattaaacttttaaaatttattgaagtttttcctaataaacttttaattatataaacatataattaatGTGTATGTCCTATCTCcgatatatttttaatttatattatatgaatatataatttatgtaaaGGTCCTATCTCAATGTCCtctgtatttttaatttagccGTATTGTGGTATTTAGTTATATTTGTGTTTGTATACGTGtatgcattttattttataacaaactGAGAGAGTATGTGTAGGATCTGACATGAGCAGACACACCTTAACAGAACATCAGATTTGTTGTGGTTGAGCATCAACATCAATCCATAGAAACACAAAATATTTGATGGTCCCTATTTGCTCGAATTGAATTATTCTGCCATGTGTGTGAACATATTATGACATACAAAGTATGATATATATATTCGATTCATTCTTTTCAACTTAATATGTCTCTTAAACTACATGATTGTCTGATTTATTTTGCATGTAAAAAGCTgctaaacaaaaaattacagGGAGGGTAAGAGATTATGTTAAGCTCtgcaaaatatttttgaataaagATAATCATGCTTCTCCTTAATTTCATTCATATTACAGGGTTTGCATGTCAAAAAACTAAGAATGCTATTTCCTTTTACTTCAGTTACTACTGCtttgaagttttgttttttaacAATGATTTGTACAAGCAATACTCGAAACAAAcatttttgtcctctttttatTGGATTCCATAATTTTGAGGAACGACAGAACAGCAGAGAAGAgtgttataataataaatagaaaGTAATTATACAGATAGTTGATTTTCAAACATAATATTTAACAGTCCCTTAAACAAGTAAGGGAGTGAAGACAGAGAAGGCAAAAAAGACCCAAAATGAAAAAGCAGAAACACATAGTAACTCTAGCAAGAAAGTAGCTAAAGAACGGAACCAACACACCATGACCCTTATGGGAAACAAACAAGCTTACTCCTGGGGCTTCTCCCATTTGAGAGACTTCACCACCTCCCAGGTGAA from Phaseolus vulgaris cultivar G19833 chromosome 1, P. vulgaris v2.0, whole genome shotgun sequence carries:
- the LOC137814885 gene encoding probable receptor-like protein kinase At5g18500 isoform X2, whose product is MGSSLSAELSKETPIFGLKVWEIIGIVVGLSIIVILSVVSLCLTSRKKSGKEKDRIPLSQIPIVSKEIKEVRVEQVPTNAFAPRDGILLTIRDKSSGKESDNVMVHLGLGKMKNGNSNTHSDSFRYTEKDGSGSHSQSGEEGSSGTFTVYKQSSSHPITAPSPLSGLPEFSHLGWGHWFTLRDLELATNRFSKENVLGEGGYGVVYRGQLVNGTPVAVKKILNNIGQAEKEFRVEVEAIGHVRHKNLVRLLGFCVEGTHRMLVYEYVNNGNLEQWLHGAMRHHGYLTWEARIKILLGTAKALAYLHEAIEPKVVHRDIKSSNILIDDDFNAKVSDFGLAKLLGAGKSYITTRVMGTFGYVAPEYANTGLLNEKSDVYSFGVLLLEGITGRDPVDYGRPANEVNLVDWLKMMVGNRRSEEVADPNIEVKPSTRALKRALLTALRCVDPDSEKRPKMGQVVRMLESEEYPLLREDRRHRRRNRGGSGEMESQKEYSDTDRSEIQDSREERRG
- the LOC137814885 gene encoding probable receptor-like protein kinase At5g18500 isoform X1; translation: MGSSLSAELSKETPIFGLKVWEIIGIVVGLSIIVILSVVSLCLTSRKKSGKEKDRIPLSQIPIVSKEIKEVRVEQVPTNAFAPRDGILLTIRDKSSGKESDNVMVHLGLGKMKNGNSNTHSDSFRYTEKDGSGSHSQSGEEGSSGTFTVYKQSSSHPITAPSPLSGLPEFSHLGWGHWFTLRDLELATNRFSKENVLGEGGYGVVYRGQLVNGTPVAVKKILNNISGQAEKEFRVEVEAIGHVRHKNLVRLLGFCVEGTHRMLVYEYVNNGNLEQWLHGAMRHHGYLTWEARIKILLGTAKALAYLHEAIEPKVVHRDIKSSNILIDDDFNAKVSDFGLAKLLGAGKSYITTRVMGTFGYVAPEYANTGLLNEKSDVYSFGVLLLEGITGRDPVDYGRPANEVNLVDWLKMMVGNRRSEEVADPNIEVKPSTRALKRALLTALRCVDPDSEKRPKMGQVVRMLESEEYPLLREDRRHRRRNRGGSGEMESQKEYSDTDRSEIQDSREERRG